A part of Candidatus Sulfotelmatobacter sp. genomic DNA contains:
- a CDS encoding NAD-dependent epimerase/dehydratase family protein, whose translation MRVAVTGASGYVGGAVRRALLARGDSIAALSRRPPANPATGEEWIAGELSEMAALDRLLRGADAVVHAAAWVHHETPDAAAREACFAVNLRGTQRLVDSVARAGHAPRFVYVSTTAVYGERFENRDESEAPAPAGAYGESKLAAERAVLAAHAARSLSAAVLRPAMVYGRGAPGNLARMIRLVRRGAAPLVAGGRNRKSMVHADDLAATILRAIDEPRAAGGVFNVAGEPAPTMREVGEALASGMKRRLIWVPVPGALWSLGAALGHVPTRASGGRYADLGRAMEVFAATTTVRAARVRETLGVSFRDVIEGLGDAART comes from the coding sequence ATGCGGGTCGCCGTCACCGGCGCGAGCGGCTACGTCGGCGGGGCGGTGCGCCGTGCCCTGCTCGCGCGCGGCGATTCGATCGCCGCGCTCTCTCGGCGGCCGCCGGCGAATCCGGCCACCGGCGAGGAATGGATCGCGGGCGAGCTTTCGGAGATGGCGGCATTGGATCGGTTGCTACGTGGCGCCGACGCGGTGGTACATGCTGCCGCCTGGGTGCATCACGAGACGCCCGACGCCGCCGCGCGCGAGGCCTGCTTCGCGGTCAATCTTCGCGGCACCCAACGGCTGGTCGACTCGGTGGCTCGCGCCGGACACGCCCCGCGCTTCGTGTACGTGAGCACGACGGCGGTGTACGGCGAACGCTTTGAGAACCGCGACGAGTCCGAGGCGCCGGCGCCGGCTGGAGCGTATGGCGAGAGCAAGCTGGCCGCGGAGCGGGCGGTGCTCGCGGCTCACGCCGCGCGAAGCCTGTCCGCCGCCGTGCTGCGCCCGGCGATGGTCTACGGCCGCGGCGCGCCGGGGAATCTCGCCCGGATGATCCGGCTGGTGCGGCGCGGTGCCGCCCCGCTCGTGGCGGGGGGCCGAAATCGCAAGAGCATGGTACACGCCGACGATCTGGCCGCCACGATCCTGCGGGCGATCGACGAGCCGCGCGCGGCGGGCGGCGTGTTCAACGTGGCCGGCGAGCCGGCGCCCACCATGCGAGAAGTGGGCGAGGCGCTGGCGAGCGGGATGAAGCGGCGATTGATCTGGGTGCCGGTCCCCGGCGCGCTCTGGTCCTTGGGCGCGGCGCTCGGGCATGTTCCAACGCGCGCGAGCGGCGGTCGCTACGCCGATCTCGGACGCGCGATGGAGGTATTCGCGGCGACCACCACGGTGCGCGCGGCCCGCGTGCGCGAGACGCTGGGCGTGAGCTTTCGCGACGTGATCGAGGGGCTCGGCGACGCCGCGCGAACATGA
- a CDS encoding glycosyltransferase family 2 protein — protein sequence MTQELPLVSVVMPVRNEAGFIARNLEAVTSQDYPADRLEILVADGMSDDGTRDIVRGFMTSSGSRSGARVELVDNPERIMPTGTNAAIRRARGEVILLLGGHASLPSNYIRACVEELLRSDADCVGGAMVSVGDGPTGETIAAAMSSPFGIGNSGFRTGASGDEARPADTVPFGAFRRRVFERIGLFNPHMVRHQDYELNYRLRASGGRILLLPSLRAVYHVRPSLTGLARQYWQYGIWKGRFVRNYPDSLRPRHLAPALLVLALVAGAIAALFSPIGRVAFLILLAMYALFLLVATLAMRGRLAPDRLLRLPWVIVILHTSYGAGMWNGLRMAPVPPAPRL from the coding sequence ATGACTCAGGAACTGCCGCTGGTCTCGGTGGTCATGCCGGTCCGCAACGAGGCCGGCTTCATCGCCCGCAATCTCGAGGCGGTGACGAGCCAGGACTATCCCGCCGATCGGCTCGAAATCCTGGTGGCCGACGGAATGTCCGATGACGGCACGCGCGACATCGTGCGCGGATTCATGACGTCCTCGGGAAGCCGCAGCGGGGCCCGAGTCGAGCTGGTGGACAATCCCGAGCGGATCATGCCCACCGGCACCAATGCCGCGATCCGCCGTGCGCGCGGCGAGGTGATCCTGCTGCTCGGCGGGCACGCGTCGCTGCCTTCGAACTACATTCGCGCCTGCGTCGAGGAGCTGCTGCGCAGCGACGCGGACTGCGTGGGCGGCGCGATGGTCTCGGTAGGCGACGGGCCGACCGGCGAGACGATCGCGGCGGCGATGAGCTCACCGTTCGGGATCGGCAACTCCGGGTTTCGCACCGGCGCCTCGGGCGATGAGGCCCGTCCCGCCGACACCGTGCCGTTCGGCGCGTTTCGCCGGCGGGTGTTCGAACGCATCGGGCTCTTCAATCCCCACATGGTTCGCCATCAGGATTACGAATTGAACTACCGCCTGCGCGCCTCGGGCGGGCGGATCCTGCTGCTGCCGTCGCTGCGGGCGGTGTACCACGTGCGGCCATCGCTCACCGGACTCGCGCGCCAGTACTGGCAGTACGGCATCTGGAAGGGTCGCTTCGTGCGCAATTATCCCGACTCGCTGCGGCCGCGGCATCTGGCGCCGGCGCTGCTGGTGCTGGCGCTGGTGGCGGGCGCGATCGCGGCGCTGTTCTCGCCGATCGGCCGTGTCGCGTTTCTGATCCTGCTCGCGATGTACGCGCTGTTTCTGCTGGTGGCGACGCTTGCGATGCGCGGGCGACTCGCGCCCGATCGCCTGCTTCGACTGCCCTGGGTGATCGTGATCCTGCACACCAGCTACGGCGCGGGCATGTGGAACGGCCTGCGCATGGCGCCCGTGCCGCCGGCGCCGCGGCTCTGA
- a CDS encoding methyltransferase domain-containing protein: protein MTLPSVSGLEALSDDWLARWTRAFERHSFDSRTFDAIDRIAPLALYEARIPVVRWHLERRREAPIRLALLFNFGGSLPREEVEALLGAELTGRLLDAGILKLSETGITSRFRIEPFFGLWIVADGSVGEPESVMPPGPTTEQLGEILPEAIAGSVFEVACGPGGVALLAARRGARRVLGTDLSERAIAIARFNARLNRLEAEFRVGDLTAPAAGERFDLVVAQPPYLFHPPDTPEILFMHGGERGDTLTLRLIRELPAVIAPGGEALVLSDVSLLAGEELESYVAARLGQVPLRVLLLHAVGPEPDVQAMSYASYQTGGGLGPRYLALARAYLTHLEKIGITRVRQALFVARPVSDSDAASIAMVAVRNPRGATPVVRERLWAATECARAADRALTAQRIRVAPDAEWVSRRTRPEGEQSEHRVRFGERWPALEQIVTDEGLVLASLLENSPDLEAAVRGYAERCDATPDEVRAPVLEYIRAGLMTGMLVMEDDHGG, encoded by the coding sequence GTGACATTGCCTTCCGTTTCCGGTCTCGAGGCGTTATCGGACGACTGGCTCGCGCGCTGGACCCGTGCGTTCGAGCGGCACTCGTTCGACTCGCGGACCTTCGACGCCATCGATCGCATCGCGCCGCTCGCCCTCTACGAAGCGCGCATTCCGGTGGTGCGCTGGCACCTCGAACGCCGCCGCGAGGCGCCGATCCGGCTCGCGCTGCTGTTCAACTTCGGCGGCAGCCTGCCTCGCGAAGAAGTCGAAGCGCTGCTCGGCGCCGAGCTGACCGGGAGGCTGCTCGACGCCGGAATTCTGAAGCTCAGCGAGACCGGAATCACGAGCCGGTTCCGGATCGAGCCGTTCTTCGGCCTGTGGATCGTCGCCGACGGCAGCGTGGGCGAGCCCGAGTCGGTGATGCCGCCCGGCCCCACCACCGAGCAGCTCGGCGAGATCCTGCCGGAGGCGATCGCCGGCTCGGTGTTCGAGGTGGCGTGCGGGCCGGGAGGGGTCGCGCTCCTCGCCGCGCGGCGTGGGGCGCGTCGCGTGCTGGGCACCGATCTCAGCGAGCGCGCGATAGCGATCGCGCGCTTCAACGCACGGCTCAATCGGCTGGAGGCGGAGTTCCGCGTCGGCGATCTCACCGCGCCCGCGGCGGGCGAGCGCTTCGACCTGGTGGTCGCACAGCCGCCCTACCTCTTCCATCCGCCCGACACCCCGGAGATCCTGTTCATGCACGGCGGCGAGCGCGGCGACACGCTGACCCTGCGCCTGATTCGCGAGCTGCCGGCGGTGATCGCACCCGGGGGTGAGGCACTGGTATTGTCCGACGTCTCCCTGCTCGCGGGCGAAGAGCTCGAGAGCTACGTTGCGGCACGACTCGGTCAGGTGCCGCTGCGCGTGCTGCTCCTCCACGCGGTAGGGCCGGAGCCGGACGTGCAGGCCATGTCCTACGCCTCGTACCAGACCGGCGGCGGGCTGGGGCCGCGCTACCTCGCGCTGGCCCGCGCCTATCTCACGCACCTCGAGAAGATCGGGATCACCCGCGTCCGGCAGGCGCTGTTCGTGGCGCGCCCGGTTTCGGATTCGGACGCCGCCTCGATCGCGATGGTCGCGGTGCGCAATCCGCGCGGCGCGACGCCCGTGGTGCGCGAGCGACTCTGGGCCGCCACCGAATGCGCGCGGGCAGCCGATCGCGCCCTCACCGCCCAGCGCATTCGCGTGGCGCCCGACGCCGAATGGGTGAGCCGCCGGACCCGGCCGGAGGGCGAACAGTCCGAGCATCGCGTGCGCTTTGGCGAGCGCTGGCCGGCGCTCGAGCAGATCGTGACCGACGAGGGGCTGGTGCTGGCCTCGCTGCTGGAGAATTCGCCCGACCTCGAGGCCGCCGTCCGCGGATACGCCGAGCGGTGCGACGCCACGCCCGACGAGGTGCGCGCGCCGGTGCTCGAGTACATTCGCGCCGGGCTCATGACCGGCATGCTGGTGATGGAGGATGACCATGGCGGTTGA